Below is a genomic region from Phycisphaerae bacterium.
AGGCGCCCTTGCGCCATTCGTATATCAGTCCGAACACCAACAGGATGAAGAATATACCCATGCCCGCCAGCAGAAAGCCCTTGCCGGCAAGCGTTCCATCCCCCAGGGGGATGGTAGTGCCGGTGGCCGCGGCGTGGTGAAAAACCTTGGCCCAGGGCCAGATGAAGATGATCTCAACATCGAACAACAGGAACAGGACGGCGACGATGTAAAACCGGACGTTAAAGCGCCGCCGCGTGTCCTGAAGCACGGGCATGCCGGACTCGTAGGTGCTGTCCTTGACCGGGCCGTGGCGCTTAGGCCCCAAGGTGTGGGCGATGACCAGCATGGCCACGGCGACGAATCCCACGAGGAGCACGACGACGCCCAGGGCCGCGTACTGTTCCACTGAAGTCGGAGTCATGTTGAACTCGTCCGATGCGCCCGCGATCGCGGCGCCGCGATCGGGTTCTTGCCACTCGTTGCACGGGCGGCCCATCCTACCGGGCACTCTGGGAAATGTATACGGGAAGGGCCGAGCAGGCCACGCGCGAATCGAGCGGCAGCGGGTCGCTCGGTCACGGTCAACTTCCACGACGGCGGTGGAGGACGGGATTCCCCAAGATTCTCGCGCGGCGGGTCAGGGCGTGTCGGAAGCGGTGCTCGCCGCAAGGTGGCTTTTTACGACATCGAGAAACGCTCGGGCGTCGGCATCGTCCGGGTTGAGACGCATGGCTTCCTGGATTGCAGGGAGGGCGAGGTCGGGTCGGCCGTTCATGAAGTTCGCGACGGCCAAGTTGTAGTGGTAGATCGGCCGTGCGGGATCAAGGCGCGCGGCCTGGGTGAGTTCGTCGACGGCTTCGCCAACCGTTCCGCGGGCGAGCAGGATCATGCCCAGGTTGTAGCGCGCATCGGATTGATCGGGATCGAGGCGAACAGCCCGGCGCATGGAATCGAGCGCCTGTCCCTGCTCCCCGAGGTTCGCCTGGACGATGCCCAGGAGCAGGTGGATTTCGCTGCGGTTCGGCTCCTCCTGAACGAGGCGCGCGAGTTCGCGCCGGGCGTCGAGGAATCGACCTGCCTGCAAGAGGATGCGGGCCGGGCGCAGGCGGGCGTTGATCGTCGTGCCCGCTTCGTCTGCCGCGAGTCGCGCTTCGCGCAGGGCATCGTCGAGATTTCCCGCCTGCAACAAGAGAGCGATCAAGTCGTCGCGGGCGGCGCGATTCTGCGGATCGAGTGTCAGAGCGGCGCGAAATGCCTGCTCGGCTTCGGCGAGCCTTCCGGACTTGCGTTGGAGGTTTCCGAGCGCCCGCTGCGGCTCGGCGTCGTGCGGACGGCTTGCGATGAGGCGGTGGAGAACTC
It encodes:
- a CDS encoding NADH-quinone oxidoreductase subunit A, with protein sequence MTPTSVEQYAALGVVVLLVGFVAVAMLVIAHTLGPKRHGPVKDSTYESGMPVLQDTRRRFNVRFYIVAVLFLLFDVEIIFIWPWAKVFHHAAATGTTIPLGDGTLAGKGFLLAGMGIFFILLVFGLIYEWRKGAFQWE